Proteins encoded by one window of Anguilla rostrata isolate EN2019 chromosome 9, ASM1855537v3, whole genome shotgun sequence:
- the LOC135264321 gene encoding olfactory receptor 52K2-like: MAETENVSYVPLKQPIVFTVEGFIITRQQGYPLFVASLIVYAVMLLGNITVVTVIATDAKLHKPMYVMVCNLAVCDLLGCTTVMTPLMSHFVTGNNTTAYAAAIFQAFCVHTYGLAVATILAVMAYDRYVAICQPLYYHTIMTNRRLVSLCFLVWFITVCLVVILLILNVQTPLCGTLITHVYCSNGAILRLACIATPIINIYEMSSLWIIRTGGILVIAFSYLKILKACIIKQEKNCRSKAIQTCASHLTIYILFEVSILIIVMTYRLQEISPNAKKVCAILTFIMPPTVNPIIYGIAMKDIRKKIVKFFKSTVSPK, from the coding sequence ATGGCAGAGACGGAAAATGTGTCGTATGTACCTTTGAAGCAGCCCATCGTGTTCACAGTGGAAGGCTTCATCATAACCAGGCAGCAGGGGTACCCCCTGTTTGTGGCCTCGCTCATTGTGTACGCCGTGATGCTGCTCGGAAACATCACCGTGGTTACGGTGATAGCCACGGATGCCAAACTCCACAAGCCCATGTATGTGATGGTGTGCAACCTGGCAGTGTGCGATCTGCTCGGATGCACGACAGTCATGACCCCGCTGATGTCACACTTCGTAACAGGGAACAACACCACCGCCTACGctgcagccattttccaagccttctgtgtgcacacatacggCTTGGCCGTCGCCACCATTCTGGCAGTCATGGCGTATGACCGCTATGTGGCCATCTGTCAGCCGCTGTACTACCACACCATCATGACTAATAGGCGGCTGGTTTCACTGTGTTTCCTGGTCTGGTTCATTACGGTCTGCCTGGTCGTGATACTCCTCATTCTGAATGTGCAAACGCCATTGTGTGGGACGTTAATCACACATGTCTACTGCAGTAATGGAGCCATTCTGAGGCTGGCGTGCATCGCCACCCCCATCATCAACATCTACGAAATGTCTTCACTCTGGATCATAAGAACGGGCGGCATCTTAGTCATTGCCTTTTCCTATCTGAAGATCCTCAAAGCGTGCATCATCAAACAGGAGAAAAACTGTCGGAGCAAGGCCATACAGACATGCGCCTCCCATCTCACCATTTATATCCTCTTTGAGGTCTCAATTTTAATCATTGTCATGACCTACAGGCTGCAAGAGATCAGCCCCAATGCCAAGAAAGTCTGCGCCATTCTTACTTTCATCATGCCCCCGACAGTCAACCCAATCATCTATGGCATTGCCATGAAAGACATTCGCAAAAAAATTGTGAAGTTTTTCAAATCAACTGTCTCGCCGAAATAG